One window from the genome of Mastacembelus armatus chromosome 18, fMasArm1.2, whole genome shotgun sequence encodes:
- the cdca9 gene encoding borealin-2, giving the protein MSLRRARNAGTVLDKSELSRELRRKNFSLFIQQFEKEAQLRMTELEGTTENMLATVDKVFKVELMKLPPSLLNARIGDVISEEATSASDVSIALRNECPEMHQPLKRVPSKRIKSTDSTPDQSARVQKAPSKTSKGGNGTKKTRTLAGSNSAGDLGGTSVIVKRTQSRVNKTSDQTRTPKPKLRSVVSTGDLNCSMVGSAAHITVTTAQGQTVSFSDETKHDINLDLLDDVAWCQIQKLTRLMEYLSRKSRSKQ; this is encoded by the exons ATGTCGCTGAGACGCGCCAGAAACGCGGGGACCGTCCTGGATAAATCGGAGCTGAGCCGAGAGCTGCGCCGCAAAAACTTCTCTCTGTTCATCCAGCAGTTTGAGAAAGAAG CACAACTGCGCATGACGGAGCTGGAGGGCACGACGGAGAACATGTTGGCCACAGTTGACAAAGTGTTTAAGGTGGAGCTGATGAAGCTGCCCCCGTCTCTTCTAAACGCGCGTATCGGGGACGTGATTAGCG AGGAGGCGACCTCAGCGAGTGACGTGTCCATTGCACTAAGG AATGAGTGTCCTGAGATGCACCAGCCTCTCAAGAGGGTCCCCAGTAAAAGAA taaaATCAACCGATTCCACACCAGATCAGTCTGCCCGAGTCCAGAAGGCCCCATCCAAGACCTCAAAG GGGGGAAACGGGACAAAAAAGACCAGAACACTAGCTGGCAGTAACAGCGCTGGAGACCTGGG GGGCACCTCGGTCATTGTCAAAAGAACACAAAGCCGAGTGAACAAGACCAGCGACCAGACGCGGACGCCCAAACCTAAACTCAG GTCTGTGGTCTCAACTGGTGACCTGAACTGTTCGATGGTGGGCTCTGCTGCACACATCACTGTGACCACAGCACAGGGACAG ACAGTCAGTTTCTCTGATGAGACGAAGCACGACATTAACCTGGACCTGCTGGATGATGTGGCATGGTGTCAGATTCAGAAGCTCACG AGGCTGATGGAATATCTGTCCAGGAAAAGTCGCAGCAAGCAATGA